The genomic region CCCGGGGTTCCCCCCCTGGAGCGGTCTGGGCTGCACGGGGAGCCCCCACGGGGTGCATCCTGGCTTTGAGCTCAGCcgggtggggtgtgggtggggctggctcagGGCCCATCCCCCTGGACCCCTCCCCATGGCTCAGCCGGGTAGGGTGTCGTTCCTGTGGGCCCCCCCAGCTCTGGGTTCCAGAACCTTCCCGGCCCTGGGGGTGGCTGGAGGGCAGGTGCACGGTCACGTGGTTGGGGTGGGCCCTGGGTGCGGGGAACTCTGCCACCAGCCGTTCCAGGGAGTCCCactgtggggaaactgaggcccggcctGCTGTGGGCTGTGGAGCACGGGACACGTGCCCACTGCCTATGTGGGTGGCGCTGGGCGCGGTGGGGGCCGGCACAGTTGGTGCCTCAAGATGGATTTTCGGCTGTGCGGGCGAGGGCTCATCACTCTCCCCGCTCAGCCAGCGTCCCGCTCAGCCAGCGTCCCGGGGAGCGGCAGCTGGCGGGAGGCGAGGCTCTCCATCAGGGGCCGACAGCTCCAGACTGGCGCGCAGGCGGGAGGGAGCGCGCAGCGGGTGCCGCACGGCGTGGGCGGTGGCGCGCACCCGAGCCGGCTCTGCTTGCTGTCCGGCCTGGCACCGTGGGGAGGGCACCCGCGAGGCGGGGCACCTCGTGGGCCTGGGGGGGGGCGACCACAGCCGCCTGTCCCCGGGGCTCAGGGGGAACTGGCTGGAGGCACTGCTCAATgccgtgggggcggggcgggggcggggcaggggccggCCGGGGTCTGGGCCGGTGGAGACCCTCCGAGCGGAGCCGGGGCCACGGCCTGCGGTGGGCTCCCGGGGAAAGGCCCTGGTGGCTagagccccctctccccagcagccCCGGGTCCTGGAGGCGAGGGGCCTTGGCGGCCACATCCGAGGCCACAGCTGGGGCCCCTGGTGGCCGCCCGCCTGGACCTCCGCCCGGGATCGGGAGGGCGGGCGGCAggcggcggggaggagggtgggaccCACTGGCGGTGGCGTGGGGCCTTTGCTCTTATCCTGGGCTCGGCGGGCCCAGCGCTCAGGGCCcgggccgccccgcccgccggcccctgCGGAAGCGGCCGCCTCATTAGTGAGTCCTTCGCTGCGGCCCAAACCCCTTGCTCTGCAGAATGTAAATGAGCCGTTTTTTCTGGGTGTCAGTATGAAAAATGACGGTCGCCGGCACAGCGCAGAGGACATCTGCTCGCTTCTGCGCGAGGCCTGTGCGCGGCTGATGTCGCCAGACTCGGGGGAGCCTCCCCGTGCTCCCGGGTGCCCCGCCGCGGGATGCGGGTCCAGGGCCGCAGGTCTCGCCTCTGGGCCCCGATGCTGACGTTGTCACGTGGGCGGAGGGGCCTCTGTCCAGGGGGCGTGTTGCCGCCGGCCCGCGGTCCCCCTGCGTGTGgggctgccccctcacctggaTGCCAAGCTCCATCCCCTCGGCCGGGCTCGGCCGCGGGGAGCTGCCCACTTGCCCTGTGGCTGCAGTAACTGTTTCGGCCAACCAATGGCCGGACCCCGGGTCGGGGCGAGTTCttggccctgcagccccagccggAGGCGGTCGCTAGTGCTGGAACTGTGCTGGTGGCTGCTGAGACAcactggcctggtgccacctcctccaggaaggccctCTAGATTGGAACAGCCTCCCCACAGCCGTGCCCTTCCCCCAAGTCCAGGTGcccccctggcccccccccccgctcctgtGGGAATTGGGGTCAGTGCTCACGCATtggggggtcctgggtgcctctgGCCCGGCACCGGCAGTTGCCTGTTGGCCGCGGGCCGGGGTCCGAGGGCCGCGCAGCCTCACCGCCTGTGTCGCAGGGGAGTACATCAAGACCTGGCGGCCCCGCTACTTCCTGCTCAAGAACGACGGCACCTTCATCGGCTACAAGGAGCGGCCGCAGGACGTGGAGCAGCGCGAGTCGCCCCTCAACAACTTCTCCGTGGCGCGTGAGTgagcccgcgcccccgccccccgtgacCCCCGGCCTCTGTGTCTGGGACCAGCAGCTCCGGACCCGGGTGGGCAGCGCTGGCTCCGCGTCACCTCGGGGCCTGTCGGCGGCCGTCCCTGGCCGGTGGGTGTCTCTGTGCCGAGTTCAAGGCCGTGACGCCGGAGCGGTCCCAGGCACGCCTGCTCGGCAGGTCGAAGGCCTGGCTGAGTCGAGGCAGATGCTGGTTTGGAGCGGCCAGCGGGGGCCGGGGgagcccagcagggtggggggcagggcgagAGTGGAGTGCGTGAGGGGCAcccagctctgggagcctctGTCACCCCCAGGGAGAGCCTGTGGCTGCCCCCCCCAAAGGCTGCCCGAGGCCCTGGGCCCCCGCGGTGTTGCACGTGCCTCTGCCCCAGCTTTGGTGGGGACAGGGGGTACGCTGGCCCGGGAAAGCTGGCAAAGCCGGGCAAACGCCTCATTCCactggggaggggcgggcggaggACGGCGGGTGTGACCCGGCCCATGGGGCTGGGGAAgcgggggtagggggtggaggaggctgagccaggtgGGCCTTCTAGCCCGGCCCCCCTTCCCTGTGCTCTGCCCGGAGGCTGGCCCCCAACAGTcaggtgggtgagtgagtgatgGGCTCATTAACTGAGCCCCAAGTCCGTCTcgggctgctggctggggttCGGGGTGCAGTGCCTACTGTGGGGGTCCCAGATTCACCCCAGGTTTCTCTCTACACGTTCCCACCCGCCGGCcagctctgccttccagcctccagcctcgcCGACCCCAGTTCTGGCCCAGGGTCTCGGGGGATGTGGCTCAGGTGGGCTCCCTGCCTGCAGGTGTGCGGAGGTGGGGCCACCTCGCTGCCCTGCGCCTGCTGCAggggccgggcatggccagcacgCCCACcgagggcagctggggtggggagcagagctgccgCCTAGTGGGTCTCCCcggtgggcagaggagggggcccAAGGGAGGGGAGACCCAGGAGGCAGACATCCCACCTTGGCACCCCCATGGCTGTGCGGGCGGCCTGGCTGGAGATGACACCCCTCAGGAGTGCTCCCCAGGCTGAGCGCACGAGGGTGGGGGTGACCTCGGAGGCACGTGGAGGGGGGCACTGGCCAGAGGGGCTGcccgagtgggggtggggctgggctccgGGCCCGGAGGAGGTGGTGCCGGGCCTCTGGGGATGGAGTCAGGAGTGGGGACGAGaagccaggccctggggtgggcccAGGTGCTTGGGACAGTGAGTGGGAGGGGCGTGTGCAGAGGCCCGGGAGGCCTGTCTGTCCCCGGCCTGTGGTGACGGCGGCCGCTCCTCACCGGCCAGCCCGGAGCCCTGCCCTAGCCCCAGCCTGGCAGACCGCTCGCTGCCTGGGCTCGGCTGAGCCCCGTCGCCAGGGCCCAGATGCTGGGGTGGTAGGAGCCCCGCACTGGCCCCACACCCGCCGGCCTCACAGGCCGGGCCAGGGTCTGCCCTCGGAGGCCTCAGCGACCCCCACACTCACTCATGCCCCTCTCGGGCCTGACCACGCCCACAGTTCTGCACAGCAGGTGCCTGGCTCCAGGTGTGTGATCCTGGGGTGTGCACGGCCCAGGTGTGTGCTCTCCAGCTGTGCGTGTGATCCTGGGGTGTGCACGGCCCAGGTGTGTGCTCTCCAGCTGTGTGTGTGATCCTGGGGTGTGCACGGTCCAGGTGTGTGCTCTCCAGCTGTGCTGGGGTGTAGGGCGTGTGCCCAGGTGGCTGTGctcccagcctgccagcctgtcTCTGCACCCCTGTGTGAgtgcagccccccagccccatggGTCGGGTCACACCTCCATcctccgcccgcccctccccggtGGCATGAGGCCAGTTGCCCGGCTTTGCGAGCCTTCCCGGGCCAGcgtacccctccccccaccacagctGGGGCAGAGGCACGTGCAGCACCTCGGGGTGGTGTCCCCCAGCCGCCTTCAGGACGGGCAGCCTCCCCCGTGGGGgtggccgtggggaggggggagatggggCCGGCAGCTCTCACCAGTTCCCACCCTGCGGCCCCTCCTGGGACCCCTGACCCCTCTCCCTGCGGCAGTCAGGGCCGTGGCCTGGCGGGCAGGGCGCTCCGGCACCGAAGAAGGGACTGTGGGGTGGGCGCACCCAGCCAACGCCTGGCGGGCAGCTCCAGAGCCCCGTCTGAGTGGGAGGGGAACTGAGGCACCGAGAGGGCATGGGCTAGAGCTTCCCaggactcggggggggggggtctgggctcacctgcctccccccccaGAATGCCAGCTGATGAAGACCGAGAGGCCCCGGCCCAACACCTTCATCATCCGATGCCTGCAGTGGACCACGGTCATCGAGCGCACCTTCCACGTGGAGACCCCCGAGGAGCGGTAGGtgggcgcgggggtgggggggcgcaggccggaggggggcccggggaggaggggggtgggcgaGGTGGGTGCTGGCCCCTCGCTGCTCCCTGTGTTCCCAGGCGGGGGAAGGAGGGTGCAGTCCTGCCGGGCCCGAGGCCAGACCTCAGGGCCAGCCGCCTCCCGGGGcctcggggctggggcggggccgaGGCCCAGCTGGGTCGGGCGAGACCGTCCTGACCGCCCGCAGGGAGGAGTGGACGACTGCCATCCAGACGGTGGCCGACGGGCtcaagaggcaggaggaggagatgatggACTTCCGGTCGGGCTCGCCCAGCGACAACTCGGGGGCCGAGGAGATGGAGGTGTCCCTGGCCAAACCCAAGCACCGCGTGGTGAGGCCCGCTCCCCTCTGCAGGCGGATGCCCTGGGCCCCCCCTTCCTCCCGTGCACAGTGCGGTCTGACCACCAGAAGCCCGGGTCAGAGGGTGGGGACGCTGCGGTTCCAGAAGGCCTGGGCGCTCACTCCCACCATCCCCCCGAACCCCATCCTCCCGCGAGCCCGGGGTCGGCCGAGTGGCCCCGGCCGtcaccctgtgccctgcccccgccgccccctgcAGACCATGAACGAGTTTGAGTACCTGAAGCTGCTGGGCAAGGGCACCTTCGGGAAGGTGATCCTGgtgaaggagaaggccacgggccGCTACTACGCCATGAAGATCCTCAAGAAGGAGGTCATCGTGGCCAAGGTCCGTGCtgcccgggcgggggcgggggcggggggggggccggcaGAGGCGGGCGCCACTCACAGCCCGTCTTCCAGGACGAGGTGGCGCACACGCTCACGGAGAACCGCGTCCTGCAGAACTCGCGGCACCCCTTCCTGACGGTGAgtgtccccccccctccccaggccgccTGGGCACCAGGGCAGAGCTTGGCCCTCTGTGCCCGGGCTAAGGACTGGCTGGGGAGCCCGGGCCTCCGGGCTGCAGCGTGGGCAGCAGCGGGCAGGCCTCTGGGGTCGCGGGGAGCCCCGTGTGCAGAAGGGGCAGGTGACCTGGCTCCCTTTGCtctgccccggggggggggggtccaagCCAGGGcccctgtgctgggtgctggcccaGGGGGCGTTTGGGGGAAATCCTTAGCCTTTGGGACAGGAATCAGCTGGAAGTTGGTTTCCCAGCTCAGCCAGCTCCTGGGGCACGGGCGGCCCCTCTCCTCCAGGGTCTGTGGGCGCACAGCCCGGGGGCCCAGCTCCCCACCGGGACCCCggcccccccggccccggccccccgcTCAGTCCTATGCTGGCCTCTGTCGGCACTGACTGGGTCCAGGGCGGCGCCTGTGGGTGAGAGGTGGGCACGGGCCGTCCTTCAGAGCCAGGCTGCCCATGTGGGTGGAGGCGGGCCCTGTTGGGGAGCCTCTGTGTCCAGGGAACTTGCCAGCCTCggagacccccccacacacccggCCCCGCCCACACCGCCCATCCTGCGAGCGGCCTGAGGGCGGGGGGCCTGGTTCCAGCCTGTGCCCCTTGCAGGCCCTGAAGTACTCCTTCCAGACGCACGACCGCCTCTGCTTCGTCATGGAGTACGCCAACGGCGGCGAGGTAGGCTCCGCCGTCCCTTCCCAGTGCgggggccctccccctccccctcctcccagggcccccccccGGCGGTGGGCGTGGTGCGTGGTGCGAGGCTCGGCTCCCCGCAGCTCTTCTTCCACCTGTCTCGCGAGCGCGTGTTCCCCGAGGACCGGGCCCGCTTCTACGGCGCCGAGATCGTGTCGGCCCTGGACTACCTGCACTCGGAGAAGAACGTGGTCTACCGGGACCTCAAGGTGGGCCGCGCCtcgggcgggaggggcggggccgggcggcgggtGCTGaccggaggccccgcccacccgcagcTGGAGAACCTGATGCTGGACAAGGACGGGCACATCAAGATCACGGACTTCGGGCTGTGCAAGGAGGGCATCAAGGACGGGGCCACCATGAAGACCTTCTGCGGGACCCCCGAGTACCTGGCCCCGGAGGTGCgcgcgccccctcccctcccctcccgtgccagccccagccccagccccgccccctcctgcccaaGCCCCACCGGTGCCTTCCGGGCGcccgtgaccgtgaccgtgaccgcGGCGTCCGGCAGGTGCTGGAGGACAACGACTACGGCCGCGCCGTGGACTGGTGGGGGCTGGGCGTGGTCATGTACGAGATGCTGTGCGGCCGCCTGCCCTTCTACAACCAGGACCACGAGAAGCTCTTCGAGCTCATCCTCATGGAGGAGATCCGCTTCCCGCGCACGCTCAGCCCCGAGGCCAAGGCCCTGCTGTCGGGGCTGCTCAGGAAGGACCCCAAGCAGAGGTGAGGCCGGGCGGGTCCCTGGGCCCCAACCTGCGGCCCTCACCCCTGCTCAGGAAGACCCCACCCCTCCACCGCGGCAGCTCTTGCCCCCCAGCATTCTGTCCCCCCGCCCTGGGCGTGTCCGGGCCCACGCGACGACCCAGTGCTGTCGGGCAGCCCAGCCTCAGTCCTCACGGCCGTGTCCCCGCAGGCTTGGAGGGGGCTCTGAGGACGCCAAGGAGATCATGCGGCACCGCTTCTTCGCCGGCATCGTGTGGCAGGACGTGTACGAGAAGAAGGTGCACGCCCACCCGCCGCGGTCACCGCTCACACACGTCACACCCCCGctcacagcccaggcctccgGGGCGCGTGGCCGCCCTCGCTCCCGATGGCTGTGCGGCCCGTGTTCCCGGAGGAGCGTGTGCCTGGCTCCTGCGCGGGGCGCGTCAGGTCTGGGCACCGGGTCCCCACGCTGAAGGCGGCGGTGGGGCCTGGGACGCCCACTGGTCCCCGGGCCTGGGGAGGCAAGGCCCCCACGGGAATGCCGCTCCACAGCCCGAGGGGGCCGAGGGCCACGGGTgtgactccctccaccctgagTTATCGAAGGGGAGCCCCAGCAGCCGGGCCGAGCAGGCCTGTACCCGCACACCTTTTCCAGGGGCCCTTCTCCCAGTTTATAAGACAACCAGGAAGGAGAGCAAGAAagttaggaaaaagaaaagtggccGTGTCTTCTCTCTCCTGAGAGcctggcaaggggggggggggggcgggggtgagggctgCAGAGCTAGGCTGCACTACCTCCTGTCACCTGCAGGGGCCGCTGTGAGCAGTCTCCCCCTACCCTTGTGGGAGGGTTCCTGGGCCTAGACAGCCACCCTCCCCGCAGTCTCCCTCCCAGAGTCCTGTTGTGGGTGGGCGACAGTTTACACCCCTGGAGACTGTGCGTGGGCTCAGCTCCCTGGGGTGGCGGTGGGGTGCAGGGCCAGTCTGTGacctgcccgccctccccgccccacccccgcctccgccCGCAGCTCAGCCCGCCCTTCAAGCCCCAGGTCACCTCGGAGACGGACACCAGGTATTTTGACGAGGAATTCACAGCCCAGATGATCACTATCACGCCCCCGGACCAAGGTGAGGGCCCCGCTCCCCGACTCCCCCGCAAAACAACAGAACCAGGGTCCCCTGCCCGGGCCTGGGCCTTGACCGGAAAGGTCCCCTTTGGCGGGTGCTGatcagggcgggagggagggccacTGTCCCCTGTGCCCGGCACTGGAGGGTTGGGGTCAGTGCGTCGGGAGCCCCCAGGGcctgcctcagtctccctgtcCTGCCTGCCCGCAGACGACAACATGGAGTGTGTGGACAGCGAGCGGAGGCCCCACTTCCCGCAGTTCTCCTACTCGGCCAGCGGCACGGCCTGAGGCGGCCAGCCCGGTGCTGGTGGACCCGCCTCCGTGGGGCGGGAGGAGCCCGCAGCGCCCATCTTCCGTGGATGTGTCTCTGGAGGCGATGGGGGAACACGCTCCAGCACGTGCGGGAAGACGCTCGTGCCGTGGGCAGGGCTGCCCTCACGCGGAGGGGAGGCCGTCCTGCcgtttttcttaatttatttcatcCAGTTCTCCAGGCGTGGCCTCGCCTTCGGACGAGATTCACGCAGGAAACGCTGAGGACTGCAGCAGCCATGTGCAATTTGGGGTCCGGTGGCCCCTGCCCGCGCCCCTCGGCCCCCCTCGCCACCTGTCCCTGGCTGCCCGCTGTCCCCGCCCGCCCGGAGGCACCAGGATGGGCCGGGGCAGGCCCGCGGCGACGGCCAGGAGTGCCGAGCAGGCGGCTGAGCCCGTCGCTGTGTTGCTGTTCGTGTGCGTCGGGGCTAATCTTAGAGaagagccccccccccaccccccgacgcccccccccacgcctcccctGTAGCGCCTGTCCTGTCCTAGAAGCTTCTCTCCCGCCGCCCGCCTGGCCAGACACCGCGCTGCACCATGGCGTTTTTTTACATCAACTTTAGTATTTTTACTATTACGAGACTCTCCCTCCAAACTCCTCAATAAAAACGCTTTTCAACTTGGTGGCTGGTTTTGTGAGGAGCTCCCCGTCCTGGCCCCGGCACCCAGGACAGCTTGAGGGGAGGTGCCTCCCCAGCTCACAGACGtgctggagggggtgtccccggcccacctggccccaggcccaggggtcaTCTGACCCAGGAAGGACCCTGCAGGACCCAGAGCTGGTGGAGGGCatgcggggctgagggggctgcgcGGGCTTCGGGCGCCACCTGGTGGCGAGGAGAGGAACCGCCACCCAGCCCTAAACACTGGCCAGCGCTTGGCAGGGCCCAGAGGACCTGGCTCCTCGCCTTAAGGGGGTGGGTGCCCCCTGCAGGGGTGCTAGCGTTCCCGGACGGGTACGGACTTGGCACCGTCCCCCCACTCTCCGGTGCCCTGGGTGGGGGCGTCTCAGGCCTCGGTGGCCCTCTTCCCTCGGCTTTGACGGGCCGTGGATCACACCACAGCAGCGACAATGCCGCCACGAGCAGCACGTCACAGCTGAGGGGAGGCCAGGGTCAGGGAAGAGCCACGTGTCAGCCGGGGCCTGTGCCACGGAGAACAGCGAGGACCCTCAGGCAAGGACCACAACGACCACCGCCCAGCAGTCCCACCTCTGGCCACCACCCCCCCACAAAGAACTGAAGGGGGGCTCCCAGAGACACTGCGGCCCACGTTCACAGCGGCAGCGGCCTCAGCAGCTGAGATGTGGATGCAGCTCGGTGTCCAGGGCGAGGACAGGATGACGGAACTGGCCCACCCGCACCAGGGACAGTGCTCAGCCTCAGGACGGACACGCGGACAGCTGCTACCACAGATGGGCCGTGTcgtgctcagtgaaataagccagacacggGAGGGCGGGCCCTGCACTGTGGGACCCACTGAGGAGGTCCCTGGAGGAGTCAGACCCATTGGGACACAGCAGGTGGtggcgctgggctgggcggggtggggggtaatggggacaGGTCAGCTGTGCAAGACGGGAGCTCGGGGACGGTGTGGTGCTGGGAGCATGACTGAATGTGCTCAAGGCCCCGAGCTGTGCGCTGACGAATGGGTAAGATGGCACTTTGTATTGTCACACCATCAgacagggaaacacacacactgcAGACACCAGGAAGTACTGCCACACCGCCCATGAGCTTCAGGCTCCGCGGGGCAGGTGAGGTGTGCAAGAGGGAGGAGCCTTCAGAGCTGGAGCGGGGGTGTCAGGTGggggtgctggccaggccaagggtgcGATCGGCTCCCTCCCACAGGACCCCCTTCTGTGATGGGTGGGGAGATGCCTTGGGGATATTCCAGGTCACCGGCACGGACACAAGCATGGCCTGATCTGTGTCCCCTCCCAGGCAGGACCCTCCTGCAGCACTGTCCGGGGAGTTTGGGTGCAGGAGACAGGCACCTGGGGGAGAACTGGGCACTGTCCTGCTGACTGTGGCCTGGGGCTGTTGGGCAGCGAGGGCCAGCAGGGTGCGTCCCTCCTGTGTCCCCACCCAACCTGCCCTCCCCAAGGCTGGCCTCGAGGGGCAGGAAGTGGGTCGACAGGGCCACCCAGGGGCTGTCACGGTGACATCTCAGAAGTGTGGACgttacccaccccctccccgggcTGTGCTGGCACAATGTCACCCGCCCTGGAGTCAGATAAAGCTTTTCTCACCAGGACTGGCTGGGGGCGGATAGGTGATGCACTTTGACCTCCATTTCCCGTCTGTAACGCTGGGTGACCAGGCACGCAGCTTGCGTGAAGCTCAGCGGGCGCTGAATGAGCTGGCAGAGTGGCATGGAGGCCGCGCCTCCTCCGTGGGCCCCTCCAGCACCTGCTGGTCCCAGGACCCGGAGGCGCACCCCCAGGACTGTTAACATAAGCAAGTCCTCTCGTCCAAATATACAGGATTTATTCAGTCATCAGTACAAAACATCACACAGAAAGCTGCCCCCCGGTCCCTCTGCGTCGACACGGGCGGCCACCTGCCGGGAGGCCACGTCCACGCGGCCCTCAGGCCTCGAACACGGCACAGCTGGCGCAGAGCACTTTCTCGTGGACGTCGCTGCAGCTGCAACATcgcagggaggagagaagagctgGCGTTAGGGGCTAAGTTGTGTTCCCAAGTTCACACAGGGAGGTGCTCCCCCAGGCCAGAGACCTGACTGGAGATGGGGCCGTTCGCTGCAGATGTAGAGTTTGGAGGGGCCCCCCTGCGGCGGGTGTCCTGAGTAAACACACAGGAGGAGGACATGCAGAGGGGATGACGCTGGGACGCGGGAGCCCCCAGCGTGCAGCAGCCTgggaggggggacaggtgggGAGCAGGTCCTTCCCGCGGCCTCTGAAGGAACCACCGTGACACCCATCCCAGACTTCGCGCCCAGAGTGTGAGGACGAAGACCGGCAGGTATGTGGCCCGAGACAGCCAATGAGCTGCCTGGGGTCCCACCTGTGTGTCTAGTTGGATGGAGGCCCCACAGAACCTCCAGGAGTCCAGCGAGGGTTACTGGCCACGATGGCTCATCAATCATGTAAGGTAACGGTGAGGCATCCAGGGATTCGCGGGACTCATCAGAGAGGTCCCGAAAGGCCGGGAGACTGGCAACGCGCTACCGGACACCAAGGAGGGCCGTGGGGTCCAAGCCGTCACCGAGAACTCAGAGCCGCGAGCTGGCTGGTTCTCGCTGGGAGCCACGaagcagcccccagcccagccccagccgccCGCAGCCGagctgggagccccagaacaGCGACTAGTAGGTGTGGGCGGGATACGCCAGCACCGGGAGCCAGGGCCATGCCTGAGCAGCTGGCGAGGGGCAGAAGGCGGTGGCGGAGACCCATGGTCTGGCTCCCGAGCCTGGGGACGGCAGTTGGCCTCACGGCCGGGAGCAgagagcccagccctggctgtggCCCGAGGCCTGCTGACCGGGCAGCGTGAATGCTGTGGGCagcgggaggggaaggagaggctggCGGGGCACGCGCAGGGGGTCCGGCGAGGACACTGCAGGCAGGAGGAAGGTTCCAGCCCAGGGCTCACCCTCTACCTGCCCTCCTGCCGGGCTCCTGTCCTCAGCGAGGCGGCCACTGGCCACGAGGCCCTGCCCTCTGGCTCACACACAAGCAGAAGTAACCTGTGCATCTCAGTCACGTGCGTGACTCC from Eptesicus fuscus isolate TK198812 chromosome 5, DD_ASM_mEF_20220401, whole genome shotgun sequence harbors:
- the AKT1 gene encoding RAC-alpha serine/threonine-protein kinase isoform X2; protein product: MTDVAIVKEGWLHKRECQLMKTERPRPNTFIIRCLQWTTVIERTFHVETPEEREEWTTAIQTVADGLKRQEEEMMDFRSGSPSDNSGAEEMEVSLAKPKHRVTMNEFEYLKLLGKGTFGKVILVKEKATGRYYAMKILKKEVIVAKDEVAHTLTENRVLQNSRHPFLTALKYSFQTHDRLCFVMEYANGGELFFHLSRERVFPEDRARFYGAEIVSALDYLHSEKNVVYRDLKLENLMLDKDGHIKITDFGLCKEGIKDGATMKTFCGTPEYLAPEVLEDNDYGRAVDWWGLGVVMYEMLCGRLPFYNQDHEKLFELILMEEIRFPRTLSPEAKALLSGLLRKDPKQRLGGGSEDAKEIMRHRFFAGIVWQDVYEKKLSPPFKPQVTSETDTRYFDEEFTAQMITITPPDQDDNMECVDSERRPHFPQFSYSASGTA
- the AKT1 gene encoding RAC-alpha serine/threonine-protein kinase isoform X1 — its product is MTDVAIVKEGWLHKRGEYIKTWRPRYFLLKNDGTFIGYKERPQDVEQRESPLNNFSVAQCQLMKTERPRPNTFIIRCLQWTTVIERTFHVETPEEREEWTTAIQTVADGLKRQEEEMMDFRSGSPSDNSGAEEMEVSLAKPKHRVTMNEFEYLKLLGKGTFGKVILVKEKATGRYYAMKILKKEVIVAKDEVAHTLTENRVLQNSRHPFLTALKYSFQTHDRLCFVMEYANGGELFFHLSRERVFPEDRARFYGAEIVSALDYLHSEKNVVYRDLKLENLMLDKDGHIKITDFGLCKEGIKDGATMKTFCGTPEYLAPEVLEDNDYGRAVDWWGLGVVMYEMLCGRLPFYNQDHEKLFELILMEEIRFPRTLSPEAKALLSGLLRKDPKQRLGGGSEDAKEIMRHRFFAGIVWQDVYEKKLSPPFKPQVTSETDTRYFDEEFTAQMITITPPDQDDNMECVDSERRPHFPQFSYSASGTA